The Candida dubliniensis CD36 chromosome 5, complete sequence genome has a window encoding:
- a CDS encoding TauD/TfdA-family taurine catabolism dioxygenase, putative (Similar to S. cerevisiae FMP12), translating to MSVTLATPIEDSIELKWSDNAISKYHNIWLRDNCHCDKCHYSLTKQRLLNSATINPNIKPKSIDCKQDQLYIVWDQDNHASNYDFNWLRLHSYQPRLIPIDEKLKNGKKLLNRELWQVKDIENNLPKVDYNKIMQSTNDDDDDKDEDVIKDWVLKIWKYGFCLIDNVPITPEDTEKLCEKLNYIRPTHYGGFWDFTSDLAKADTAYTNFDISSHTDGTYWSDTPGLQLFHLLYHDGIGGTTSLVDAFKCAEILKQKYPESYEIFCRIPVPAHSAGEEKVCIQPDEFNPIFKLNDQGQLLQVRWNQSDRSTMDNWENPNEDIPKFYQAIRNWVEIITSPENEMWYQMKPGQCLIFDNWRVFHSRSEFTGKRRLCGAYFERDDFVSKLKLLVLGRQAVLDAI from the coding sequence ATGTCTGTTACATTAGCTACACCAATTGAAGATTctattgaattaaaatgGTCGGATAATGCTATTTCCAAATATCATAATATTTGGCTTAGAGATAATTGTCATTGTGATAAATGTCATTATTCATTAACCAAACAACGATTATTGAATTCAGCTACTATTAATCCAAATATTAAAcctaaatcaattgattgtaaACAAGATCAATTATATATAGTTTGGGATCAAGATAATCATGCATCAAATTATGATTTTAATTGGCTTAGATTACATTCTTATCAACCAAGATTAATTcctattgatgaaaaattgaaaaatggtaaaaaattattaaatcgAGAATTATGGCAAGttaaagatattgaaaataatttacctaaagttgattataataaaatcatGCAATCCAcgaatgatgatgatgatgataaggATGAGGATGTTATTAAAGATTGggttttaaaaatttggaaatatggattttgtttaattgataatgttCCAATAACTCCAGAAGATACTGAAAAATTAtgtgaaaaattgaattatattaGACCTACTCATTATGGAGGATTTTGGGATTTTACTTCTGATTTAGCTAAAGCTGATACTGCTTATACTAATTTTGATATTAGTAGTCATACTGATGGGACTTATTGGTCTGATACTCCAGGATTACAATTATTCCATTTATTATATCATGATGGTATTGGTGGTACTACTTCATTAGTTGATGCATTTAAATGTGCTGAAATATTGAAACAGAAATATCCAGAAAgttatgaaattttttgtCGTATCCCAGTACCAGCTCATTCTGCTggtgaagaaaaagtttGTATTCAACCCGATGAATTTAATccaatatttaaattaaatgatcaAGGTCAATTATTACAAGTAAGATGGAATCAAAGTGATCGATCAACAATGGATAATTGGGAAAACCCTAATGAAGATATTCCCAAATTTTATCAAGCTATACGTAATTGGGTAGAAATTATTACTTCACCAGAAAATGAAATGTGGTATCAAATGAAACCAGGTCaatgtttaatttttgataattggAGAGTTTTCCATCTGAGAAGTGAATTTACCGGGAAAAGAAGATTATGTGGAGCTTATTTTGAAAGAGATGATTTTGTTagtaaattaaaattactCGTATTAGGTAGACAAGCCGTATTAGATGccatttaa
- the XYRA gene encoding NAD(P)H-dependent D-xylose reductase I,II, putative: MSTTTPTTPTTPTIKLNSGYEMPIVGFGCWKVTNATAADQIYNAIKTGYRLFDGAEDYGNEKEVGEGINRAIKEGLVKREELFIVSKLWNNYHSPENVEKALNKTLNDLNLDYLDLFLIHFPIAFKFVPLEEKYPPGFYCGGDGGDNKFHYENVPLLDTWKALEKLVNLGKIKSIGISNFNGGLIYDLIRGATIKPAVLQIEHHPYLQQPRLIEFVQNQGIAITAYSSFGPQSFLELQSKKALDTPTLFEHEIIKSIADKHGKSSAQILLRWATQRNIAVIPKSNNPDRLAQNLAVVDFDLTDEDLQAISKLDIGLRFNDPWDWDKIPIFV, translated from the coding sequence ATGTCTACTACTACACCTACCACACCTACCACACCTactattaaattaaattctGGTTATGAAATGCCAATTGTTGGATTTGGTTGTTGGAAAGTTACTAATGCCACTGCTGCTgatcaaatttataatgCCATTAAAACTGGGTATAGATTATTTGATGGAGCTGAAGATTATggtaatgaaaaagaagttgGTGAAGGGATAAATCGTGCTATTAAAGAAGGATTAGTTAAACGtgaagaattatttattgtatCAAAATTATGGAATAATTATCATTCACCagaaaatgttgaaaaagctttaaataaaacattaaatgatttaaatttagattatttagatttatttttaattcatttccCAATTGCATTTAAATTTGTTCCATTGGAAGAAAAATATCCTCCAGGATTTTattgtggtggtgatggtggtgataaTAAATTCCATTATGAAAATGTTCCATTATTAGATACTTGGAAAGcattagaaaaattggttaatttagggaaaattaaatcaattgggATTTCTAATTTTAATGGTGGATTAAtttatgatttaattaGAGGGGCCACTATAAAACCAGCAGTTTTACAAATTGAACATCATCCTTatttacaacaaccaagattaattgaatttgttcAAAATCAAGGAATTGCCATTACTGCTTATTCATCATTTGGTCCTCAATCATTTTTAGAATTACAATCTAAAAAAGCTTTAGATACTCCAACTTTATTTGAAcatgaaattattaaatcaattgctGATAAACATGGTAAATCATCAGctcaaatattattaagaTGGGCTACTCAAAGAAATATTGCTGTTATTcctaaatcaaataatccCGATAGATTAGCTCAAAATTTGGCAGtagttgattttgatttaactGATGAAGATTTACAAGCTATTTCTAAATTAGATATTGGATTAAGATTTAATGATCCTTGGGATTGGGATAAAATCCCCATCTTTGTTTAA